A region of Toxorhynchites rutilus septentrionalis strain SRP chromosome 1, ASM2978413v1, whole genome shotgun sequence DNA encodes the following proteins:
- the LOC129777351 gene encoding NF-kappa-B-repressing factor-like: MFKHKPQLETDEQECKKQKIADAAEQQDANTNWSIDAYRTRYEPEEHWDLRRTFMDRHQHWIPEDELVCLAQVFVNVELLHCRYPLETMERIKELAGDIANGYRAMRRNKLQRTFVSASDAAASKVQKKGPFQPSDGRQFKPIVPIRTLEDVYNNIVIMNNDYEQTQMEFGRLGCGQLELTVSKESGGKNIGEIRFKQFLLAKAVAAEDKPARKAVKREFLTLMSEHCYQIIRKSVLLSNVNVERKAVDGAVDHRGRSVAGDFKEKKIDESNLGFKLLQKLGWAGGSLGTKSEGIVDPINCQIKIGRKGLGATAASQEKDGTKKGGKIDTNKETFGIDVNFYRQTMRNFRDSGIQYDMVFSNEFTKEERALFHRMAQELQLKTRSYGKDDDGSRQFVLLARKLPAHELLERILVGKDPIFCEMYEIHHPNKNKNDSQS; this comes from the exons ATGTTTAAACACAAACCACAATTGGAAACTGACGAGCAAGAATGCAAGAAACAGAAAATCGCCGATGCGGCGGAACAACAAGATGCGAACACCAACTGGAGCATTGATGCGTACAGAACGCGTTACGAGCCAGAAGAGCACTGGGACTTGAGGCGCACTTTTATGGATCGCCATCAACACTGGATCCCGGAGGATGAGCTGGTTTGTCTGGCTCAAGTTTTCGTCAATGTGGAACTCCTACACTGTCGATACCCGCTGGAAACGATGGAACGCATCAAGGAACTCGCTGGTGATATAGCGAATGGGTATCGGGCTATGCGACGAAATAAACTTCAGCGAACGTTTGTCTCCGCATCGGATGCTGCTGCATCTAAGGTGCAGAAGAAAGGTCCTTTTCAGCCCAGTGATGGGAGGCAATTCAAACCGATTGTACCGATCCGAACGCTGGAGGATGTTTACAATAATATAGTGATCATGAACAATGATTACGAACAAACTCAGATGGAGTTTGGGCGATTGGGTTGTGGTCAACTGGAGTTGACGGTATCGAAAGAAAGCGGAGGAAAAAACATAGGGGAGATTCGATTTAAGCAATTTTTACTGGCGAAAGCGGTCGCTGCTGAGGACAAACCTGCCAGGAAGGCCGTTAAACGGGAATTTCTAACACTGATGAGCGAACATTGTTATCAAATAATT CGAAAGTCGGTTCTACTGAGCAACGTCAACGTGGAACGAAAAGCCGTCGATGGCGCAGTTGATCATCGAGGTCGAAGCGTTGCGGGCGATTTCAAAGAGAAGAAGATCGACGAGAGCAATTTAGGCTTCAAATTGCTTCAGAAACTTGGTTGGGCCGGAGGATCGCTAGGCACGAAAAGCGAGGGAATTGTCGATCCTATTAATTGCCAGATCAAAATTGGCCGGAAGGGTTTGGGAGCGACAGCAGCGTCACAGGAGAAGGATGGTACTAAAAAGGGAGGCAAAATTGACACTAACAAGGAGACATTCGGGATCGATGTTAACTTTTATCGTCAGACAATGAGGAATTTCCGCGACAGCGGAATCCAGTACGATATGGTATTCAGCAACGAGTTCACCAAGGAAGAACGGGCGCTGTTTCATAG AATGGCTCAAGAGTTACAGCTGAAGACAAGAAGTTATGGCAAGGATGACGATGGATCGAGACAGTTTGTTCTGTTAGCTCGAAAACTTCCCGCCCATGAACTACTGGAGCGTATCTTGGTCGGAAAAGACCCTATCTTCTGTGAGATGTACGAGATACATCAtcctaacaaaaataaaaatgactcccaatcgtaa
- the LOC129762301 gene encoding partner of xrn-2 protein 1-like, which produces MAQSNPQPEEQVANTDWSIDAYRTRFEPEEHWELRRAFMERHQNWIPEDELVCLAQVFVNVELLHCRYPLETMERVKAISSGIADEYRASRSKKIQRTFVSASDAAASKVQRK; this is translated from the coding sequence atGGCACAAAGCAATCCACAGCCTGAAGAACAAGTCGCGAATACCGATTGGAGCATCGATGCTTATCGAACGCGCTTCGAACCGGAGGAGCACTGGGAGCTGCGGAGAGCCTTCATGGAACGGCATCAAAACTGGATCCCAGAGGACGAGCTGGTCTGTCTGGCCCAAGTGTTCGTCAACGTAGAACTGTTGCACTGTCGATACCCCCTGGAAACGATGGAGCGTGTCAAGGCAATCTCGAGTGGAATTGCGGATGAATATCGAGCATCGCGTAGCAAGAAAATCCAGCGAACATTCGTTTCCGCTTCGGACGCCGCTGCATCCAAAGTGCAGAGAAAGTGA